In the Pseudolabrys taiwanensis genome, one interval contains:
- a CDS encoding GntR family transcriptional regulator yields MSMPVSAAQSRAETLPRKTRSEELRLQLADEIVNGSILPGTPLDEITIARRFGVSRTPVREAIRLLSASGLVEVRPHRAALVAQPSEDQLAGMFETMAELEALCAGFAAERMTIGERRALEDIHERLRVLIQAGDPQRYHELNEIFHTTIYNGSHNSYLMETTVMTRARVQPFRRAQFRNLGRLAQSHVEHDRVVEAILRGERLNAANAMRAHIVIVRDAYSDYSESI; encoded by the coding sequence ATGAGCATGCCCGTATCCGCGGCCCAAAGCCGCGCCGAAACCTTGCCGCGCAAAACGCGGTCGGAAGAATTGCGGCTCCAGCTTGCCGACGAGATCGTGAATGGCAGCATCCTGCCCGGCACGCCGCTGGATGAAATCACCATTGCCCGCCGGTTCGGCGTGTCGCGCACGCCTGTCCGCGAGGCCATCCGGCTCCTCTCGGCGAGCGGCCTGGTCGAAGTCCGCCCGCATCGCGCCGCTTTGGTCGCGCAGCCGAGCGAAGACCAACTCGCCGGCATGTTCGAAACCATGGCCGAACTAGAAGCCCTCTGCGCGGGCTTTGCCGCCGAGCGCATGACGATTGGCGAACGGCGGGCGCTGGAGGACATCCACGAGCGGCTGCGCGTCTTGATCCAGGCCGGCGATCCACAGCGCTATCACGAGCTCAACGAGATATTTCACACGACGATCTACAACGGCAGCCATAACAGCTACCTGATGGAAACAACGGTGATGACGCGGGCGCGCGTGCAGCCGTTCCGTCGCGCGCAGTTCCGCAATCTAGGCCGCCTCGCGCAATCGCATGTCGAGCACGACCGCGTCGTCGAAGCGATCCTGCGCGGCGAGCGCCTCAACGCCGCCAACGCCATGCGGGCGCATATCGTCATCGTGCGCGACGCGTATAGCGATTATTCGGAGTCGATTTGA
- a CDS encoding dipeptide ABC transporter ATP-binding protein, whose amino-acid sequence MDAQTYPEADLTTDPKLPLLDVRDLTVEFATRRGTVRAVQHVDISVAKGETLGIVGESGSGKSVTSYAVMRILDRAGKIADGSVMFSGLDLRTASEGDMRDLRGREMSMIFQNPRAALNPIRKIGKQIEDVLLQHAQVGNETAADKAIEALEQVRIARPRERYHAYPFELSGGMCQRVVIALALACRPQLLIADEPTTGLDVTTQKAVMDLVMELTRARGMSTILITHDLGLAAAYCDKVVVMEKGKVVETAASATIFKQPAHDYTRKLMRATPRPGVSLRGLLPEGESARPAAAALGTPVNADAKPLLVVEKLVKEYPRKGGPSAFSKLFGPKPTPQPESFKAVDGISFTIGRGESVGLVGESGCGKSTTSMMLMRLIDKTSGLIQFDGEDIGEIPARQFAKLPLRKRIQMVFQDPTDSLNPRFTAARAIADPILRLGNLTGRGAVRARCEELAEQVGLPLDLLDRFPHQLSGGQKARVGIARAIALKPDLVILDEPTAALDVSVQAVVLNLLQDLKDSLGMSYLFVSHDLNVVRLLCDRVIVMRGGQIVEQGPTERVLVAPEADYTRDLLTAIPHPPV is encoded by the coding sequence ATGGACGCGCAGACCTACCCCGAAGCCGACCTGACCACCGATCCCAAGCTGCCGCTGCTCGACGTGCGCGACCTCACCGTCGAATTCGCCACGCGGCGCGGCACCGTGCGCGCCGTGCAGCATGTCGACATCTCCGTCGCCAAAGGCGAGACGCTCGGCATCGTCGGCGAGTCCGGCTCAGGCAAATCGGTGACTTCCTACGCCGTCATGCGCATCCTCGATCGCGCCGGCAAGATCGCCGACGGGAGCGTCATGTTCTCCGGCCTCGATTTGCGCACCGCCTCCGAAGGCGACATGCGCGATCTGCGCGGCCGCGAGATGTCGATGATTTTCCAGAATCCGCGCGCGGCCCTCAACCCAATCCGCAAGATCGGCAAGCAGATCGAAGACGTGCTGCTGCAGCACGCGCAGGTCGGCAACGAGACCGCCGCTGACAAGGCGATCGAGGCGCTGGAGCAAGTGCGTATCGCCCGGCCGCGCGAGCGCTATCACGCCTATCCGTTCGAACTCTCAGGCGGCATGTGCCAGCGTGTGGTGATCGCCCTCGCGCTTGCCTGCCGGCCGCAACTGCTCATCGCCGACGAGCCGACCACCGGCCTCGACGTCACCACGCAGAAGGCGGTGATGGACCTGGTGATGGAGCTGACGCGCGCGCGGGGAATGTCCACCATCCTCATCACCCACGACCTCGGCCTTGCCGCCGCCTATTGCGACAAGGTGGTGGTGATGGAGAAAGGCAAGGTGGTCGAGACCGCCGCCTCTGCGACGATCTTCAAGCAGCCGGCGCACGATTATACGCGCAAGCTGATGCGCGCGACGCCGCGTCCCGGCGTGAGCCTGCGCGGCCTGTTACCGGAGGGCGAGAGCGCGCGGCCGGCAGCTGCCGCCCTCGGTACGCCGGTCAACGCCGATGCGAAACCATTGCTCGTCGTCGAGAAGCTGGTGAAGGAATATCCGCGCAAGGGCGGCCCCTCGGCCTTCTCCAAGTTGTTCGGGCCGAAGCCCACGCCGCAGCCCGAATCGTTCAAGGCTGTCGACGGCATCAGCTTCACCATCGGCCGTGGCGAGAGCGTCGGCTTGGTCGGCGAGTCCGGCTGCGGCAAGTCGACGACGTCGATGATGCTGATGCGGCTCATCGACAAGACCTCGGGCCTGATCCAGTTCGACGGGGAGGACATTGGCGAAATCCCCGCGCGGCAATTCGCCAAGCTGCCGCTGCGCAAGCGCATTCAAATGGTGTTTCAGGACCCGACGGACAGTCTCAACCCCCGCTTCACCGCGGCACGCGCCATCGCCGATCCGATCCTCCGGCTGGGTAACCTCACCGGCCGCGGCGCGGTGCGGGCCCGGTGCGAGGAACTGGCCGAACAGGTTGGGCTGCCGCTCGACCTTCTCGACCGGTTCCCGCATCAGCTTTCCGGCGGCCAGAAGGCGCGCGTTGGCATCGCTCGCGCCATCGCGCTCAAGCCCGATCTCGTGATCCTCGACGAACCGACTGCGGCACTGGACGTCTCCGTCCAGGCCGTCGTGCTTAACCTCTTGCAAGATCTGAAAGATTCGTTAGGCATGAGCTATCTTTTCGTGTCCCATGATCTCAACGTGGTGCGACTCCTCTGCGATCGTGTCATTGTTATGCGGGGCGGACAGATCGTCGAACAGGGCCCGACGGAGCGAGTCCTGGTGGCCCCGGAAGCGGACTATACCCGCGACCTGCTGACGGCGATCCCACACCCGCCGGTGTGA
- a CDS encoding hydantoinase B/oxoprolinase family protein: MRTLDPVTLAVLNGRLVQIADEMDATLYRSAFNPIIAEAHDACHGLYHAETGATLVQGTSGLPIFVGAMAFAVKAVIDKAKAQGDLKEGDTYLFNDPYDGGTHLNDFRLVRPVMRGGKVFAWLASVGHWLDVGGNVPGNFNAKATESFQEGFRIPPVKIVRDGVFQEDVADILAANSRVPQSNWGDLNGQLNALHLGEQRVHALLDEYGDDTVAAALQALSQRAEALMRANIAALPDGTYSYDDFLDNDGISDEPLRIALALTIAGDRMTLDFSRSAPPCRGPLNIARSTAVACCYVALKHLFTDVPANAGCLAPIDFVIPDTTLLGVSAPKPVGGYTETILRVIDTVFGAFAKAAPERANGSPYATINALSLAGWRADHKRWVMFCFFGGGLGGNPEGDGLNHGNNPISTATIPPAEILESLYPIMFTQWALRPDSAGPGFNRGGCGAIYEIEALNEGDTDVFLLGERGKFPPFGVNGGKSAALNRFFFEAESGERSPDLVSKITDVRIKRGQRVRLETPGGGGFGDPMTREPGRVARDVVLGYVSREKAASDYGVAVNADGTVDDGATAKLRGGARA; this comes from the coding sequence ATGCGCACGCTCGATCCCGTTACGCTCGCCGTGCTCAACGGCCGTCTCGTTCAGATCGCCGACGAGATGGACGCGACGCTCTACCGCTCGGCCTTCAACCCGATCATCGCCGAGGCGCATGACGCCTGTCACGGCCTCTATCACGCCGAGACCGGCGCCACCTTGGTGCAGGGCACGTCCGGGCTGCCGATCTTCGTCGGCGCCATGGCGTTTGCCGTGAAGGCGGTGATCGACAAGGCCAAGGCGCAAGGTGACCTGAAGGAGGGCGACACCTATCTCTTCAACGACCCTTACGACGGCGGCACGCATCTCAACGACTTCCGCCTGGTGCGGCCGGTTATGCGTGGCGGAAAGGTGTTCGCCTGGCTCGCCTCGGTCGGCCACTGGCTCGACGTTGGCGGCAATGTGCCCGGCAATTTCAATGCGAAGGCGACCGAGAGCTTCCAGGAAGGCTTCCGCATTCCGCCGGTGAAGATCGTGCGCGACGGCGTGTTCCAGGAGGATGTCGCCGATATCCTCGCGGCCAATTCGCGCGTGCCGCAATCGAACTGGGGCGATCTCAACGGCCAGCTCAACGCACTGCACCTCGGCGAACAGCGCGTGCATGCGCTGCTCGACGAATACGGCGACGATACCGTCGCCGCGGCGCTGCAGGCTTTGTCGCAGCGCGCCGAGGCGCTGATGCGTGCCAACATCGCGGCGCTGCCGGACGGCACCTATTCGTATGACGATTTCCTCGACAACGACGGCATCAGCGACGAGCCGCTGCGCATCGCACTCGCCCTGACCATCGCCGGCGACCGTATGACGCTCGACTTCTCGCGCTCGGCGCCGCCGTGCCGCGGCCCGCTGAACATCGCGCGCTCGACCGCGGTCGCCTGCTGCTATGTGGCGCTCAAGCATCTGTTCACCGATGTGCCGGCCAATGCCGGGTGTCTCGCGCCGATCGACTTCGTCATCCCCGATACGACATTGCTCGGCGTGTCGGCGCCGAAGCCGGTCGGCGGCTATACCGAGACCATCTTGCGCGTCATCGACACCGTGTTCGGCGCCTTCGCCAAGGCGGCGCCGGAGCGCGCCAATGGCAGCCCTTACGCCACCATCAATGCGCTGTCGCTCGCCGGTTGGCGGGCGGATCACAAGCGCTGGGTGATGTTCTGCTTCTTCGGCGGCGGCCTCGGTGGTAACCCGGAAGGCGACGGCCTCAACCACGGCAATAACCCGATCTCGACGGCGACCATTCCGCCGGCGGAGATCCTGGAGTCGCTTTATCCGATCATGTTCACGCAGTGGGCTTTGCGCCCGGATTCGGCCGGCCCCGGGTTTAACCGCGGCGGCTGCGGCGCGATCTACGAGATCGAGGCGCTGAACGAGGGCGACACCGACGTATTCCTGCTCGGGGAGCGCGGCAAGTTTCCGCCCTTCGGCGTCAATGGCGGCAAGAGCGCCGCGCTCAACCGCTTCTTCTTTGAAGCCGAGAGCGGCGAGCGCTCGCCGGATCTCGTGTCCAAGATCACCGATGTGCGCATCAAGCGCGGCCAACGTGTGCGGCTGGAAACGCCGGGCGGCGGCGGCTTCGGCGATCCGATGACGCGCGAACCGGGCCGCGTCGCGCGCGACGTCGTGCTCGGCTACGTGTCGCGCGAGAAGGCGGCGAGCGATTACGGCGTGGCCGTCAACGCCGACGGCACGGTCGACGACGGTGCAACCGCGAAGCTGCGCGGAGGGGCCCGCGCGTGA
- a CDS encoding cysteine hydrolase family protein produces the protein MNLATTALLLVDLQNDFIHPNGAYARGGAVSAEAAALPAKLKPLADALRAKGGVVGGTLFTLVPGRGGEPMISPHLKKLRPFLRKGDFLPGSWGQQVVDELQPLDFTVEKLAYSAFYMSRLEWLLRKFGIERLIVGGIVTNGGVASTVRDAHVRDIEVTVLEDGCAAPTPAMHKAAIEGLRPVADIAAIAEVLKSIG, from the coding sequence ATGAACTTAGCGACAACGGCGCTGCTGCTGGTCGATCTGCAGAACGACTTCATTCATCCGAACGGCGCGTATGCGCGCGGCGGCGCCGTCAGCGCCGAGGCGGCCGCCTTGCCGGCAAAGCTCAAGCCGCTGGCCGATGCGCTGCGTGCCAAAGGCGGCGTGGTCGGCGGCACCCTGTTCACCTTGGTGCCGGGCCGCGGCGGCGAACCGATGATCTCACCGCATCTGAAGAAGCTGCGGCCGTTCCTGCGCAAGGGCGATTTCCTGCCCGGCTCGTGGGGCCAACAGGTGGTCGATGAGCTGCAGCCGCTCGACTTCACGGTCGAGAAGCTCGCTTACTCGGCTTTCTATATGAGCCGTCTCGAATGGCTCCTACGCAAGTTCGGTATTGAGCGGCTGATCGTCGGCGGCATCGTCACCAATGGCGGCGTCGCTTCCACCGTGCGCGATGCGCATGTGCGCGACATCGAGGTCACCGTGCTGGAAGATGGCTGCGCCGCGCCGACGCCGGCCATGCATAAGGCCGCGATCGAAGGTTTGCGCCCGGTCGCCGATATCGCCGCCATTGCCGAGGTGCTCAAGAGCATCGGATGA
- a CDS encoding enoyl-CoA hydratase/isomerase family protein — MDQTTANEDLLFEVRNGIGWATFNRPQARNAFTFAMYERLAAICEKANEDRSIKVIVFQGAGDKAFASGTDINQFRAFKTPQDALEYEGRIDRVLTTMEQCRVPTIAAISGACTGGGAGIAACCDMRIGTKTTRIGFPIARTLGNCLSMSNLSRFAALVGPARVKDLIFTARLVGAEEAAAVGLLNEVVEDHAALQHRANELATLIAGHAPLTLAATKQALARLTRRLSREEGEDLILSCYMSQDFREGMDAFLNKRPPQWKGA; from the coding sequence ATGGATCAAACGACAGCAAACGAAGACCTCCTGTTCGAGGTGAGGAACGGCATTGGCTGGGCAACGTTCAACCGGCCGCAGGCACGTAATGCTTTCACCTTCGCGATGTACGAGCGTCTCGCGGCGATTTGCGAGAAGGCCAACGAGGATCGCTCCATCAAGGTCATCGTCTTTCAAGGCGCCGGCGACAAGGCCTTCGCCTCGGGCACCGACATCAATCAGTTTCGTGCCTTCAAAACCCCGCAGGACGCGTTGGAGTATGAAGGCCGGATTGACCGCGTTCTCACGACGATGGAGCAGTGTCGCGTGCCGACCATCGCCGCCATCTCCGGCGCCTGCACCGGCGGCGGCGCTGGTATCGCCGCCTGTTGCGACATGCGCATCGGCACCAAGACCACGCGGATCGGCTTTCCCATCGCGCGCACGCTGGGCAATTGCCTGTCGATGTCCAACTTGAGCCGCTTCGCCGCGCTGGTCGGGCCGGCGCGGGTGAAGGACCTGATCTTCACCGCGCGTCTGGTCGGTGCCGAGGAGGCGGCTGCCGTTGGGCTGCTCAATGAGGTTGTCGAGGATCACGCCGCGCTCCAACACCGCGCGAATGAACTCGCGACATTGATCGCCGGCCATGCGCCGCTCACCTTGGCCGCGACCAAACAGGCGTTGGCGCGCCTCACGCGGCGGCTGTCGCGCGAGGAGGGCGAGGACCTGATCCTGAGCTGCTATATGAGCCAGGACTTCCGCGAGGGCATGGACGCGTTTCTCAACAAGCGTCCGCCGCAGTGGAAGGGGGCGTGA
- a CDS encoding hydantoinase/oxoprolinase family protein yields MSEKKAIVGVDVGGTFTDLFLFDEAARTFRTAKVPSNRGNEAAGFMQGLEALGKVENFGSIVHGTTVGTNMLLERKGTRVGVITTRGFRDVLEMRRRDRRQTWGLWGDFTPIADRDLRLEVDERTLSDGSIRTPVDVDAVRKAAEALKAKGAQALAIIFINAYANAENERRAFEAAQAVWHNEHVSASHQVLPEIREFERASTTGLNAYLQPGVAAYLARLENALADNSFKGTFHIVQSNGGVMSTRTARRLPVRTALSGPAAGVIAAAAIARAAGHENIITGDLGGTSFDVSLVAGGKPSLAAQTTIDFGMVIRTPMIEITTIGAGGGSIAWVDRGGLLQVGPESAGSVPGPVCYGQGNDRPTLTDAHVVLGRINAARPIGGKLASLDVEAAKRAIATHVAQPLNIDVMAAAEAIVRVADARMAGAIRLVSIERGHDPAKFVAMPFGGGGALHVSALVKEIGLKGALVPRFPGVTSALGCVIADLRHDQVQTVNLMVDGLDIAALDKRMVTAGKEAKAVVDSAGIAVERIDVLFELDMHYLGQTHTVAVPLPVTFGDNGTGVTETTIRAAFDKTYEAAFGRLLPGIPTRIVSLRTAAIGRRPAFDLSAFSPGADASLDKAAKGARQVFHGGQWHETKVWSRLDLPAGSVIEGPAVLEQPDATIFIDPDLAGRVDALGNLVVERKS; encoded by the coding sequence ATGAGCGAAAAGAAAGCCATCGTCGGCGTCGATGTCGGCGGCACGTTCACCGATCTGTTCCTGTTCGATGAGGCTGCGCGCACGTTCCGCACCGCCAAGGTACCGTCGAACCGTGGCAACGAAGCCGCCGGTTTCATGCAGGGCCTCGAAGCGCTCGGCAAAGTCGAGAATTTCGGCTCAATCGTGCATGGCACGACGGTCGGCACCAATATGCTGCTGGAGCGCAAGGGCACGCGCGTCGGCGTCATCACCACGCGCGGCTTCCGCGACGTGCTGGAGATGCGCCGCCGCGATCGGCGCCAGACCTGGGGCCTGTGGGGCGACTTCACGCCTATCGCCGATCGCGACCTGCGCCTCGAAGTCGACGAACGCACCTTGTCGGATGGATCGATCCGCACGCCGGTCGATGTCGATGCCGTGCGCAAGGCGGCGGAAGCGCTGAAAGCGAAGGGTGCGCAGGCGCTCGCCATTATCTTCATCAACGCTTATGCCAACGCAGAGAACGAGAGACGCGCCTTCGAAGCGGCGCAGGCGGTGTGGCACAACGAGCATGTCTCGGCGTCGCACCAGGTGCTGCCGGAGATCCGCGAATTCGAGCGTGCCTCGACCACGGGTCTCAACGCCTATCTGCAGCCCGGCGTCGCGGCCTATCTGGCGCGTCTCGAAAATGCGCTCGCCGACAACAGCTTCAAAGGCACCTTCCACATCGTGCAGTCGAACGGCGGCGTGATGTCGACCAGGACCGCGCGCCGCCTGCCCGTGCGCACGGCCCTGTCGGGGCCGGCGGCGGGGGTCATCGCCGCGGCGGCGATTGCCCGCGCGGCCGGGCACGAGAACATCATCACCGGCGATCTTGGCGGCACCTCGTTCGACGTGTCGCTGGTTGCCGGCGGCAAGCCGTCGCTGGCGGCGCAGACCACCATCGACTTCGGCATGGTCATTCGCACGCCGATGATCGAGATCACCACCATCGGCGCCGGCGGTGGCTCCATCGCCTGGGTCGATCGCGGCGGTCTGTTGCAGGTCGGCCCGGAAAGCGCCGGCTCGGTGCCGGGCCCGGTTTGTTACGGGCAGGGTAATGACCGCCCGACGCTCACTGACGCCCATGTCGTGCTCGGCCGCATTAATGCGGCGCGGCCGATCGGGGGCAAGCTCGCCTCGCTCGACGTCGAGGCGGCCAAGCGCGCCATCGCCACGCATGTCGCGCAACCGTTGAACATCGACGTGATGGCGGCGGCCGAAGCCATCGTCCGGGTCGCCGATGCGCGCATGGCCGGCGCGATCCGGCTCGTCTCGATCGAGCGCGGGCACGATCCGGCGAAGTTCGTCGCTATGCCGTTCGGCGGCGGCGGCGCACTGCATGTCAGCGCACTGGTGAAGGAGATCGGACTGAAGGGCGCGCTGGTGCCGCGCTTCCCCGGCGTCACCTCGGCGCTGGGCTGCGTCATCGCCGACCTGCGCCACGATCAGGTGCAGACCGTCAATCTCATGGTGGACGGCCTCGACATCGCCGCGCTCGACAAGCGCATGGTGACGGCCGGCAAGGAAGCGAAGGCGGTGGTGGACTCCGCCGGCATCGCCGTCGAGCGCATCGATGTGCTGTTCGAACTCGACATGCACTATCTTGGGCAGACGCATACGGTGGCGGTGCCGCTGCCGGTGACGTTCGGTGACAACGGCACCGGTGTCACCGAAACAACGATCCGCGCGGCGTTCGATAAGACCTACGAAGCCGCCTTCGGCCGGCTGCTGCCAGGCATTCCGACGCGCATCGTCTCGCTGCGCACGGCGGCGATCGGTCGTCGTCCAGCCTTTGACCTGTCGGCTTTCTCGCCGGGGGCGGATGCGTCTCTGGACAAAGCGGCAAAGGGCGCGCGCCAAGTGTTCCACGGTGGCCAGTGGCATGAGACGAAAGTGTGGTCGCGGCTCGATCTGCCAGCCGGCAGCGTGATCGAAGGGCCGGCGGTGCTGGAGCAGCCCGACGCCACCATCTTCATCGATCCCGATCTTGCCGGCCGCGTCGATGCGCTGGGCAATCTGGTCGTGGAGCGCAAGTCATGA
- a CDS encoding FAD-dependent oxidoreductase, with product MSRVLPPPESFEAQVALVIVGAGAAGLCAALAAKEAGADPILIERDAVPAGSTALSAGLIPAAGTRFQRAKGIADSPVLFADDIQRKAHHENDTALVEVVARESGPTVEWLAETYGLPFDVIDHFTYPGHSAMRMHGLPTRSGAELIDRLRSAAEAADVTILTESRVETLFADEQCRIRGVELTRADGGRERVGCDAVVLACNGYGGNAALVRELIPEMADALYFGHPGNQGEAVLWGRALAAQLAHLSAYQGHGSVATPHNILITWAVVAEGGFQVNAQGRRFSDETHGYSEQAAEVLRQPGEIAWDVFDARIAEIARQFEDFRAAEKGGALITADTLAELAARMRVPFASFAADCKEVEALKARGGADRFGRVFKPAQVLTPPYHAVKVTGALFHTQGGLAVDAQARVKRQDGGLFPNLFAAGGAAAGVSGETAAGYLSGNGLLTATVLGRLAGKAAAALA from the coding sequence ATGAGCCGCGTCCTGCCGCCGCCGGAAAGTTTTGAGGCCCAGGTGGCGCTGGTCATCGTCGGCGCTGGCGCGGCCGGTTTGTGTGCGGCTTTGGCGGCGAAAGAGGCGGGCGCCGATCCGATCTTGATCGAGCGCGACGCCGTGCCGGCCGGGTCGACGGCGCTATCGGCGGGTTTGATCCCTGCGGCGGGCACACGCTTCCAGCGCGCCAAGGGCATTGCGGACAGCCCTGTGCTGTTCGCTGATGACATTCAGCGCAAGGCGCATCATGAGAACGACACTGCGCTGGTCGAGGTGGTGGCAAGAGAATCCGGGCCGACGGTCGAATGGCTCGCGGAGACTTACGGCCTGCCGTTCGATGTCATCGACCACTTCACTTATCCAGGCCATTCGGCGATGCGAATGCATGGCCTGCCGACACGCTCCGGCGCCGAGCTGATCGACCGCCTGCGCAGCGCCGCGGAAGCCGCCGACGTCACAATCCTCACCGAAAGCCGCGTCGAAACTCTGTTTGCGGATGAGCAATGCCGCATTCGCGGCGTCGAGCTGACGCGCGCGGATGGCGGGCGTGAAAGGGTCGGCTGCGACGCGGTTGTTCTGGCTTGCAACGGCTATGGCGGCAATGCCGCGCTGGTGCGCGAACTCATTCCGGAGATGGCGGACGCGCTCTATTTCGGCCATCCCGGCAATCAGGGCGAGGCGGTGCTGTGGGGCCGCGCGCTCGCGGCGCAGCTCGCGCATCTCTCCGCCTATCAGGGCCACGGTTCAGTGGCGACGCCGCACAACATCCTCATCACCTGGGCGGTCGTCGCCGAGGGCGGCTTCCAGGTGAACGCGCAAGGCCGTCGTTTCAGCGACGAGACGCATGGCTATTCCGAACAGGCCGCGGAGGTGCTGCGCCAGCCCGGCGAGATCGCGTGGGACGTGTTCGACGCGCGCATTGCCGAGATCGCGCGGCAGTTCGAGGATTTCCGTGCGGCGGAGAAGGGCGGGGCGCTGATCACTGCCGACACGCTGGCAGAGCTCGCCGCGCGCATGCGCGTGCCGTTCGCGTCGTTTGCCGCCGACTGTAAAGAAGTGGAGGCGCTGAAGGCGCGCGGCGGCGCCGACCGCTTCGGCCGCGTGTTCAAGCCGGCACAGGTGCTGACGCCGCCCTATCACGCGGTGAAGGTGACCGGCGCGCTGTTCCACACGCAGGGAGGACTTGCCGTCGACGCCCAGGCGCGCGTGAAACGTCAGGACGGCGGCCTGTTTCCCAATCTGTTTGCGGCCGGCGGCGCGGCGGCCGGCGTGTCGGGCGAAACCGCGGCGGGCTATCTCTCCGGCAACGGCCTTTTGACGGCGACCGTGCTGGGGCGTCTCGCGGGCAAAGCGGCCGCCGCCCTCGCTTGA
- a CDS encoding isocitrate lyase/PEP mutase family protein: protein MTEKTLRARLARPSILVAPGVYDPLTALIAEQAGFEAMYVSGAAIAYTKLGRPDIGLVSLSEVVDTVTLIRDRVGSYLVVDADTGYGNALNVERTVRLLERAGANAIQLEDQDFPKRCGHLDDKALIPALEMAGKIKAAVDARHSRETLIIARTDAVAVEGLDSAIARIAAYREAGADMLFVEAPRERTELARVVERVGTGLPLMANMVEGGKTPIVPAHDLEKLGFSFVIFPGGIVRAIAKAAQDFYATLKADGTTDAFRQKMFDFNALNGLIGTPETLERGKWYADYKPGKN from the coding sequence ATGACCGAAAAAACGCTGCGCGCGCGTCTCGCGCGTCCGTCCATTCTCGTCGCGCCGGGCGTCTACGACCCGCTCACCGCGCTTATCGCGGAGCAGGCGGGCTTCGAGGCGATGTACGTTTCGGGGGCGGCGATCGCCTACACCAAGCTCGGCCGGCCCGACATCGGCCTCGTCAGCTTGAGCGAAGTCGTCGATACGGTGACGCTCATCCGCGATCGTGTCGGCTCTTATCTCGTCGTCGATGCCGACACCGGCTACGGCAATGCGCTCAATGTCGAACGTACTGTGCGCCTTTTGGAGCGGGCGGGGGCCAACGCCATCCAGCTCGAAGATCAGGATTTCCCGAAGCGTTGCGGTCATCTCGACGATAAGGCGCTAATCCCGGCGCTTGAAATGGCCGGCAAGATCAAAGCCGCTGTCGATGCGCGCCACTCGCGCGAGACCTTGATCATCGCGCGGACCGATGCCGTGGCGGTGGAAGGGCTCGACAGTGCCATCGCCCGCATCGCGGCCTATCGCGAAGCCGGCGCCGACATGCTGTTCGTTGAAGCGCCGCGTGAGCGCACGGAACTCGCCCGCGTCGTCGAACGCGTCGGCACAGGCCTGCCGCTGATGGCCAACATGGTGGAGGGCGGCAAGACACCGATCGTACCCGCGCACGATCTGGAAAAGCTTGGCTTCTCCTTTGTCATCTTCCCTGGCGGCATCGTGCGCGCCATCGCCAAGGCGGCGCAGGACTTCTACGCGACGCTCAAGGCCGACGGCACGACCGACGCCTTCCGCCAGAAGATGTTCGACTTCAACGCGCTCAACGGTCTCATCGGGACGCCTGAGACTTTGGAGCGCGGCAAATGGTACGCGGACTACAAGCCGGGCAAGAACTGA
- a CDS encoding ABC transporter permease encodes MTDTTVPLGTPAAKAPSNSLLRHARYVMADNPVTGFAFALFLFIALCAVFGPYVAPYDPLASDTTATLQPPSLAHWFGTDLLGRDIFSRVLVATRLDFIIALSSVALVFVLGGIAGVAAGFFGSWTDRIIGRISDTIMAFPLFVLAMGIVAALGNTVTNIVIATAIINFPLYVRVARAEANVRRDAGFVQAARLSGNGEFRILLMHILPNIMPIMMVQVSLTMGYAILNAAGLSFIGLGVRPPTPEWGIMVAEGAANIISGEWWVALFPGLALMLAVFCFNLLGDGLRDLVDPQRRT; translated from the coding sequence ATGACCGACACCACCGTCCCGCTCGGCACGCCCGCGGCGAAAGCGCCGAGTAACTCACTTTTGCGCCATGCCCGTTACGTGATGGCGGACAATCCGGTCACCGGCTTCGCCTTCGCGCTGTTTCTTTTCATCGCGCTCTGCGCCGTCTTCGGCCCGTATGTGGCGCCCTACGACCCGCTGGCGAGCGACACCACGGCGACATTGCAGCCGCCTTCGCTCGCCCACTGGTTCGGCACCGATCTGCTCGGCCGTGATATCTTCAGCCGCGTGCTGGTCGCCACACGGCTCGACTTCATCATCGCCCTGAGTTCGGTGGCCCTGGTCTTCGTCCTGGGCGGAATCGCGGGCGTCGCCGCCGGATTCTTCGGTAGCTGGACCGATCGCATCATCGGCCGCATCTCCGACACCATCATGGCCTTCCCGCTGTTCGTGCTCGCCATGGGTATTGTCGCCGCGCTCGGCAATACCGTCACCAACATCGTCATCGCCACCGCCATCATCAACTTTCCGCTCTATGTGCGCGTCGCGCGCGCCGAAGCGAACGTGCGGCGCGACGCCGGCTTCGTGCAGGCCGCGCGCCTGTCGGGCAACGGCGAGTTTCGCATCCTCCTGATGCATATCCTGCCGAACATTATGCCGATCATGATGGTGCAGGTCTCGCTCACCATGGGCTACGCCATCCTCAATGCTGCCGGCCTGTCCTTCATCGGCCTCGGCGTGCGCCCGCCGACGCCGGAATGGGGCATCATGGTGGCCGAAGGTGCCGCCAACATCATCTCCGGCGAATGGTGGGTGGCGCTGTTCCCCGGCCTCGCGCTGATGCTGGCGGTGTTCTGCTTCAACCTGCTCGGCGATGGCCTGCGCGATCTCGTCGACCCGCAACGGCGCACGTGA